The DNA sequence CGCCCGCGTGGGCGAGGTCGTGGCCGTGCACGTGATCGCGCGCCCGCACGCCAACGTGGACCTGATCATCCCCCTGGGCCGCCAGGTGGAGACGGGCAAGAAGTGACCCCGCGCTGCGGGCCCGGGAGGCGGCCATGAATCTCGCGAAGGTGATGGGCACCGTGGTGGCCAGCCAGAAGGACGAGAAGCTCGACGGCCTGCGCTTCCTGCTGCTGGCCACGGCCGGCCCCGACGGGCAGCTGTCCGGCGGCTCGGTGGTGGCGGTCGACGCGGTCGGGGCGGGACCCGGCGAGTACGTGCTGTACGCCTCGGGCTCCTCGGCGCGCCAGACGCGGGCCACCGACGGACGCCCCGTC is a window from the bacterium genome containing:
- a CDS encoding EutN/CcmL family microcompartment protein: MNLAKVMGTVVASQKDEKLDGLRFLLLATAGPDGQLSGGSVVAVDAVGAGPGEYVLYASGSSARQTRATDGRPVDAVVMAIVDSWEVEGEERYHKGRDG